GTCCCCCAACACCGACAACATGGTCTGTTTGAGCTCCCATTCCGTTTCAATATCTAAGTGAGCAGTCGGCTCGTCGAGCAAAATCACTGGTCGGTTACCAAGCAGCGCACGTCCTAATGCAACCCGCTGTGACTGTCCGCCACTTAACGTGCGTCCCCCTTCGCCAATGATTTCGTCACAGCCATTTGGCAAGCTGTCCACCAGCTCTCCCAGACCGACATCACGAATCACCTGCTCCACCTGTTCCTGCGTCGCTTCCGGTTCATAGAAGCGAATGTTATCCGTCAACGATTGATTGAATAAATACGGATGCTGTGGAATGTAAGCGATTTGCCGCTGCCACTCCTGCTTCGCATCCCACGAAATGGGTTGACCATTTACTTGTATCACGCCAGCTTCGGGTTCAGAAAAGCCGCCTAGCACTCCGAGAAGGGTTGATTTTCCTGCCCCGCTCGCCCCTACAATGCCCACTCTTCTCCTATTGCTGCCCAATTCCGCGGATACCTCACCCAGTACCTGTCTGCCATCCTCACCGACGACCCGAATATCGGACAAGGTAATCGTTCCATTCCATACACCTGTCACAGATGTCTGACTAACCGTTACTTCCGGTTCCGCCTTATGTTCATCTGTAGCGGCCCTATCGATAATGGTACGAATCGTCTCCAGCGCTTCCTTGCCATCCAATGAGGCATGATAATCCGATCCAAGCATCCGTACTGGCAAAAAGTATTCTGGTGCAAGAATCAGGATGACCAATGCCGTTTCAAAGCCAACGTTCCCTTCAATCAGCCGCAACCCAAGACCAACCGCCACAAACGCAACTGACAGCATGCTGAAAAAGTCGAGTGCCAAAGAAGACAAGAAGGCCACGCGCAACGTTCGCATCGTAGCGGATCGATATTGATCGCTCACTCTTCCGACAGTCTCCCCGTGGTCTTTGCTGCGTCCCAAAAACCGGAGCGTCGCAAGCCCGCGGAGCGAATCGGTGAAATGATGGGAAAGCATTCGATACGATCGCCATTGTTTGTCTGCCTGTTTACGCGCCGCCAGACCGAGAACGATAAAAAATCCGATGAGAACCGGCATCGTTACTATCAGGATTAGTCCAGAAATCACATCTTGCCTGTAGACAAATGCCAGAAGCGGAAACGTAACAAAAACCATATCCAGCGTACGCGGAACAGACAACTCCAGGTAGGTACGTACACGATCTACCCCTTCCAGAACAAGCGTAACAAGCTTTCCGCTTCCTTCACTGGCTGCAAAACGTGGACCACGCTCGAACAATCGGGATAGAACGCGCCCTTGCAAAGACTCACTGGCAGCTTCTGCAAAACGGCCAGCGACTTTCTTTTGTAGCCAAACGATGGTATGGCGAGCGACTATCAGGACCAAAAACAGGGCAAGCGGCTGATACGCCATCTGAACCGTTTGACCTTCAAACAAGATCGCAATCGACTTCGCCAAAAACAAGGCCTGACCGATAATCGCCGCACTTTGCAGGAGGGAAAGACCGGCTAGCAGCAGCATAACCGGTCGGATTCCTTGTAAGCGGAACAATTCCTTGTCCATTAGTACTCCAAATGATCCTTTTCAGTGACTCGTTTGTGGAAAACGAAGTAGCTCCAAGCCTGATAGGCTAGCACAAACGGTAAAAGCACTGCTGCAACAATGGTCATTGCTTTTAACGTGTATGGACTCGAAGCAGCATTATAAAGGGTCAAATCAAACGCACTATCAATCGTGCTGACCATCACCCGTGGGAACAAACCGATAAACATCGAGACGAACGTCAACAGGATCATCGCACCTGTCATCCCGAAAGCCCAGCCTTCTCTGCCTTGTCTCAAGTAGTGACGAGCCAGTACAAAAGCGATAACACCTAAGAGTACCGCTACTGTCAACAATACACCCTGCCGCTCAAACAGATCCGTTACCATGAATGTCCACCCTACAAGCACTGCCATGAGAACCGCCTGCATCGGTAACAGCTTTGCTGCCAGTACACGTGATTTTTCACGCAGCTCGCCCACAGTGCGCAGCGAGATAAAGTTCAGACCGTGCAACAAGCATAGTCCTGTAACTGTCACACCTGCCCACAACGAGTATCCATTCACAATATCAGAGAAGCCCGCAGTCATTTCCATATTCTGATCAATCGGCACACCCTTCACCAAGCTGGCAAACACCATTCCGAACAACATCGGCGGGACAAAGCTTCCAATCAGAATCGCTGCGTCCCACGTCTTTTTCCAAGCCTCGCCTTTCCCTTTGCCTCTAAATTCAAAGGCTACCCCTCGCCCAATCAACGCAAGCAGAATCAGCGTAAGCACGAGATAATATCCGCTAAACATCGTGGAATACCACTCTGGAAACGCTGCGAACATCGCACCAGCGGCTGTAATCAGCCACACTTCATTGGCATCCCAGAACGGGCCAATCGTATTGATCAGAACCCGGGTTTGCAAATCATTTCGTGATAGCAGGCGTGTCGCCATGCCGACCCCAAAGTCGAACCCTTCGAGAAAGAAAAATCCGGTAAACAGTACGGCAATGAGCAGGAACCACAGTTCATTAAGCTCCATAACGTTCACTCCTTACACGATCAAATGGATCCTGAAGCTGCAAATCCTCTACTTCCTCATGACCATCCAATTCCGGTCCTTTTTTGGCCACACGAGCAAACAGATAAGCCAAGAGGCACAGCAGGATGAGATAAATCGTCGTGAAGGCGATGAGAGAGAACCATACCGCTCCTGTGCTAATGCTTGGGGAAACCGAATCTTCAACACGCAACAGCCCAAATACCGTCCATGGCTGACGACCTACCTCCGTCATGATCCACCCCGCTGAGTTTGCGATGAATGGCAACGAGATACCCGCAACCATCAGCTGCATGAATCGCTTATTTGGCTGTTCCAGCTTTTTGCGTAAAGCGAGATATGCCCCGTACAAAGCCAGTAAAATCATCGCACTACCGCCCGCCACCATGATGCGGAAGCTCCAGAAGGTCGTCCGAACTGGTGGGATGTAGTTTCCTGGACCGTAGGTTTTCTCATACTCTGCCTGCAATTCCAGCATGCCCGGTACAGAACCTGAAAGCGAGTTGTACGTCAAAACGCTAAGCAAGTAAGGAATTTTTATTTCAAAGCCGTTTTCTTGTTTTTCTGGATCAATCGTTGCAAAAACCGTCCAGGGAGCTGGGTCAGCGCTTGTTTTCCACAGCCCTTCACTCGCTGCCATTTTCATCGGTTGGGTAGCAACCAAATACTGTGCCTGACCATGACCAAATTGAGCAATAGCGAGCGAGGAAATCAATGCGACCACGATCGCAATTTTGAAAGATTGCACAAAGAATGTAACATCTTGTTTTTTCAACAGCTTCCAAGCACTGATACCTGCTACCAGGAAGGCACCTGTCGCAATTGCCGCAAATACGGTATGCGGGAATTCATATAGTAATTGTCCATTGGTAAGAAGAGCAAAGAAATCGACCATCTCTGCACGTCCGTTATTGATAGCGAAGCCAACTGGCTGCTGCATGAACGAGTTGGCTGCCAGAATCCAAAGAGCCGAAAGAATCGTTCCGATGGATACGAGCCAAATACATGCGAGAT
The window above is part of the Brevibacillus brevis NBRC 100599 genome. Proteins encoded here:
- the cydD gene encoding thiol reductant ABC exporter subunit CydD, encoding MDKELFRLQGIRPVMLLLAGLSLLQSAAIIGQALFLAKSIAILFEGQTVQMAYQPLALFLVLIVARHTIVWLQKKVAGRFAEAASESLQGRVLSRLFERGPRFAASEGSGKLVTLVLEGVDRVRTYLELSVPRTLDMVFVTFPLLAFVYRQDVISGLILIVTMPVLIGFFIVLGLAARKQADKQWRSYRMLSHHFTDSLRGLATLRFLGRSKDHGETVGRVSDQYRSATMRTLRVAFLSSLALDFFSMLSVAFVAVGLGLRLIEGNVGFETALVILILAPEYFLPVRMLGSDYHASLDGKEALETIRTIIDRAATDEHKAEPEVTVSQTSVTGVWNGTITLSDIRVVGEDGRQVLGEVSAELGSNRRRVGIVGASGAGKSTLLGVLGGFSEPEAGVIQVNGQPISWDAKQEWQRQIAYIPQHPYLFNQSLTDNIRFYEPEATQEQVEQVIRDVGLGELVDSLPNGCDEIIGEGGRTLSGGQSQRVALGRALLGNRPVILLDEPTAHLDIETEWELKQTMLSVLGDRRVFLATHRLHWMRDMDWIWVMDQGRLVETGTYEQLVAQKGVFYRLLTASAKGEKG
- the cydB gene encoding cytochrome d ubiquinol oxidase subunit II, producing the protein MELNELWFLLIAVLFTGFFFLEGFDFGVGMATRLLSRNDLQTRVLINTIGPFWDANEVWLITAAGAMFAAFPEWYSTMFSGYYLVLTLILLALIGRGVAFEFRGKGKGEAWKKTWDAAILIGSFVPPMLFGMVFASLVKGVPIDQNMEMTAGFSDIVNGYSLWAGVTVTGLCLLHGLNFISLRTVGELREKSRVLAAKLLPMQAVLMAVLVGWTFMVTDLFERQGVLLTVAVLLGVIAFVLARHYLRQGREGWAFGMTGAMILLTFVSMFIGLFPRVMVSTIDSAFDLTLYNAASSPYTLKAMTIVAAVLLPFVLAYQAWSYFVFHKRVTEKDHLEY
- a CDS encoding cytochrome ubiquinol oxidase subunit I, whose protein sequence is MDIVDLGRLQFAITTIFHFVFVPISIGLSLLVAIMETMYVVKKNDLYKKMAKFWGTFLLINFAVGIVTGIMQEFQFGMNWSDFSRFVGDVFGTPLAIEALLAFFLESTFIGLWVFGWDRLSKGVHLACIWLVSIGTILSALWILAANSFMQQPVGFAINNGRAEMVDFFALLTNGQLLYEFPHTVFAAIATGAFLVAGISAWKLLKKQDVTFFVQSFKIAIVVALISSLAIAQFGHGQAQYLVATQPMKMAASEGLWKTSADPAPWTVFATIDPEKQENGFEIKIPYLLSVLTYNSLSGSVPGMLELQAEYEKTYGPGNYIPPVRTTFWSFRIMVAGGSAMILLALYGAYLALRKKLEQPNKRFMQLMVAGISLPFIANSAGWIMTEVGRQPWTVFGLLRVEDSVSPSISTGAVWFSLIAFTTIYLILLCLLAYLFARVAKKGPELDGHEEVEDLQLQDPFDRVRSERYGA